Within the Malus sylvestris chromosome 4, drMalSylv7.2, whole genome shotgun sequence genome, the region ATCATCATACACGTATAGTCCAGTAAGGATGAcgatgacatttttttttcaaaacatttataCATCAAATTGAATAACATAATTTTTTCGTCTTTGGTTCAATTCCTGGTGCTAGTGAATCAGGTACTCGATGATGGTAGAGGAGGTTGAAATGCCATTTCGACCTGCAAAATAGTAGATTGTCGTAACGAAGTTACCGGCTAATCCGTTCTTTAAAAGAATGGAATATTTGTTAAACTTTGCTTGCGAAATAAGTACGATAGAGAAGTAAAATATTAATGATTGTGTATCAGCATGGCCTCGCAACATAAATTAGCACTCAACATCTATAAATGCATTAACTTtccaataaataataagaattacTCATAAATTTGAGTGTAGCCGAATTAGTTGGAGTAGCAGACGACGTATTCACCTAAATTCAAGTCTTACCCTTTTCCTGTATACCCATGCCCAACGGCGCCGCCAGGAGCGACGTCGACGCCACCCGTCGCCCCGAATGACACTGGGCCGGACCCGGTCAACGTGGTGTTGGGCCCAGGCCCAGTAGCTATCCTAGTTGAAATGGGGCCCGCCAGCTGCGGCTCTTGATTGGGCTGATCCAAAAGATACGCAGACGTATCGAGGGTCGGCATGCAGAGGCCGACACCACCGGCCAACCGGCTACCGGGTCTCTGTGGCTCCGGCTTCAGAACCGACGGCATAATGACTTGTCCGTTACCGAATCTTACGCCGGTCACCTGTTGCACCATCTGTCGGAAGTTGCTCGGGTCCGCCGTGATGAAAGTCGTCTGGGACCGTTTCGACGCGCGAGACTTGCGTTTCGAAACCTTACCACTACCATTCGCCACCGGAATCGCGTTTCTCTGCTGGCGTTTAAGGGGAGCGGCAGCCGAATCCAAATCGTCCGAGCCGGAGAGTCCCGAAACGGTGGGGGTGGGGGCCGCTTCGGGTGTTTGAACGATGGTGTTGAGAAAAGGCATGAAAAAATCGGCGGAGGAAGAATCGAGCGGCTCCGGGTTGTTTCCGGAGAGGGACTTCTGGAGCGCCATGGTGAGGGTTTTGGTGTCGCGGGAAAAGGCGTCGGAGATCCAGGAGTCGGCGAAGGTGTTGGGCCTGAAAGCCCACGGCTCCATCATGCTCGCCACGTTCTCTGACGACGCCATTAAGCAGCTcaatcaactaaaaattcaaaatttaaactgaaaatttgaatttgagcaACTGGGTTTTTATGAAATCAATCGGATTTCAGATCATTCTTTTCCGTACGCACTTACAGGAAAAGTCCTAAACAACCCAGCAGGGGTCTTGAAGGTGATCTTCCCAGTTGGAGGGTCATCAACGTAAATGTCACTGAGCTGCACCCACACCAAGAGCTCCTTGGTCTTCACCCCTGTCAGCTTCTTGATCTGGCCCTTCTCAACAATGGCTGTGATCTCAGGGGCATAACTTACCAACTTCCCAATTTTCTCATACTTGTGAGTGTAGCTCTTCTTCTGCTTGAGCCACACAAAGCCAGTTTCTCTGATAATCCCACACTCCTCAACGTCCTTGAGGGGCAAGAGGCCATTGGGGAGGGAGATTTCTGAGAGAAGCTGCCTTGCTTTTTGTTGGCAGATTTCATCTCCATGGTAGAGCTCATCTGCTTTGGACTTGATCTCTGCTGTGATGAGAGAGGACATTTTGGTCTTCTCCCTTTAAATTTTGTTGGGGATTGTTCTAGATTTTGATGAGAGAGGATCTCTTCCTTATAGAGCAACAACTCAAGAAAGCCGTACATAAAAAGGGACAGCTATTCGCACACGCTTGTTCATCCAAATCTCCACCGCGCCATAAGTCGGTCGCCTTTTCCAACACCAAGTCAACGTCTagtaacaaacaaaaaacaacacGTTTGCACAAACAAATTAAGCAAAAAATGGTTCAAGAATATGTAAAGAGATTGTATTGATAAATTAGTTAATTACCTTGGAATAAGACTTCTTGTTAGCAAATGAAACTCTTTCAACATCTCCAAAGGCACCTTCACCGTTCACCCCAACTTTTCCCCCAAAACAAAATATCCTGCAAACCCACAAGAATGGGAGTccaaatttttaaaactaaatgatgtggttgttgatgatcagattattacttaagcgttgattaatatatttattttctattagtgacacatcatttaattaaaattttgatatccctagcattacccaacCCACAAATATCAACACAAAAGCAAAACCCACTTCAGAATTTCaatcaaaatccataatttaaacaaaaatatgacACGCGCCCAAAACAAGAACAACATCGGGAGTCGTGAGCGTCAAGCCATTGGATTTGGGGACTAGTGCTTCTGTATGTGATGTCACCGCACTCCATCACGGTGCACGGCAACCCCAATCCCACACCCAGAAACATGTCATGGAGAGGTGTGGACAGGGCTGGCCCTGAGAATTTGGGGGCCCTAGGTGAGTCTTC harbors:
- the LOC126617645 gene encoding uncharacterized protein LOC126617645 produces the protein MSSLITAEIKSKADELYHGDEICQQKARQLLSEISLPNGLLPLKDVEECGIIRETGFVWLKQKKSYTHKYEKIGKLVSYAPEITAIVEKGQIKKLTGVKTKELLVWVQLSDIYVDDPPTGKITFKTPAGLFRTFPVSAYGKE
- the LOC126617643 gene encoding calmodulin-binding protein 25-like isoform X1, which translates into the protein MASSENVASMMEPWAFRPNTFADSWISDAFSRDTKTLTMALQKSLSGNNPEPLDSSSADFFMPFLNTIVQTPEAAPTPTVSGLSGSDDLDSAAAPLKRQQRNAIPVANGSGKVSKRKSRASKRSQTTFITADPSNFRQMVQQVTGVRFGNGQVIMPSVLKPEPQRPGSRLAGGVGLCMPTLDTSAYLLDQPNQEPQLAGPISTRIATGPGPNTTLTGSGPVSFGATGGVDVAPGGAVGHGYTGKG
- the LOC126617643 gene encoding calmodulin-binding protein 25-like isoform X2, with product MMEPWAFRPNTFADSWISDAFSRDTKTLTMALQKSLSGNNPEPLDSSSADFFMPFLNTIVQTPEAAPTPTVSGLSGSDDLDSAAAPLKRQQRNAIPVANGSGKVSKRKSRASKRSQTTFITADPSNFRQMVQQVTGVRFGNGQVIMPSVLKPEPQRPGSRLAGGVGLCMPTLDTSAYLLDQPNQEPQLAGPISTRIATGPGPNTTLTGSGPVSFGATGGVDVAPGGAVGHGYTGKG